In Vibrio hippocampi, a single genomic region encodes these proteins:
- a CDS encoding VOC family protein: MTPLAVLIHVPDVAVGLAWYKQAFPDAVPIYYQDSDFTVLDLNGFSLEIVKADEKVSSGKSGSVLYWSVSDLSAELARFEALGSSIYRGPMQIENGLSMCQVEDPFGNLIGLRGIAT, translated from the coding sequence ATGACCCCATTAGCTGTTCTTATTCATGTCCCTGACGTAGCTGTAGGGTTAGCTTGGTATAAGCAAGCCTTTCCTGATGCGGTTCCTATATATTATCAAGACTCGGATTTTACGGTTCTCGACTTGAATGGTTTCTCTCTAGAAATTGTGAAAGCAGATGAAAAAGTAAGTTCAGGGAAAAGTGGCAGCGTCCTTTATTGGTCTGTATCTGATTTATCCGCTGAGCTTGCTCGTTTTGAAGCGCTTGGTTCATCAATATATCGGGGACCTATGCAAATTGAAAATGGACTATCAATGTGCCAAGTTGAAGACCCTTTCGGAAACTTAATCGGGCTTCGTGGGATAGCCACATAG
- the malT gene encoding HTH-type transcriptional regulator MalT, which translates to MWIPSKLTRPGRLHNAIFRPRVLDLLQQACYCKLVLFRSPAGYGKTTMAAQWLADKPNVGWYSIDESDNDSFYFVNYLLQALNKATDSSCATAQSLAEKRQFSSLYSLFSDVFSEMVAFQQECYIVLDDYHLIHNDEIHEAMRFFLKHMPDNLTIVVTSRANPPLGTANLRVRDLMIELSDELLAFDTEETTRFFNQRIADGIDEETANNLRSYVEGWPSALQLIALQTQHLNRTLAQTAESVSHFNRAHLWDYLVEEVFDLLDQETRYFLMQISVLDHFNDKLVLALTDREDALGMIEALNRYGLFIYPLEGEHNWFRFHNLFGEFLAHERKARIPQQESKLQHNAAVAWLKQKMPHQALKHAQKAADNHLLVEILNKYGWKMFNQGELSTLEIAINQLDKDILFNHPKLTMLQAWLAQSQHRYNQVGELLNEATKQHKARDLEMDVRYQGQENALLAQVAINSNQPEKALELAELALSQLDPTVYRSRIVATSIVGEVNHVLGNLERALPMMQQTEKLARQYQVYHQALWAILQQSEILIAQGYVQAAFELQSSAFQLIEDQQLQQLPLHEFLLRIRAQVLWCWNRLDEAEECAYKGLQILEDHSPSQHLHSYSMLARIAIGRGKLDKAGKFIEHIQHLLKQSTYHVDWTANASLSLLLFWQARGNIGAIEEWLRTAVRPKTATNHFTQLQWRNIARAYISTGQFEKASEALSFLQGEAKRVNLVTDTNRNLIVESVLSVHQHDEERSKQLLKQALIMTTQTGMVGNFLTDGAAIREGLDKLILNHELGDLEHHRAQQLMKDISLTQHSRSVHFDEEFVETLINHPNVPELVRTSPLTQREWQVLGLIYSGFGNEQIAQKLDVAGTTIKTHIRNLYQKLNIANRKEAIATAENLLQLMGY; encoded by the coding sequence ATGTGGATTCCCTCGAAACTTACTCGCCCTGGACGCCTACACAACGCCATCTTTAGACCACGCGTACTCGATCTATTACAACAAGCGTGCTACTGCAAGTTGGTACTATTTCGCTCACCTGCGGGCTACGGCAAAACCACCATGGCAGCGCAATGGTTGGCAGATAAACCAAACGTGGGTTGGTATAGCATTGATGAAAGCGACAACGACAGCTTTTACTTTGTTAACTACCTATTGCAGGCTTTAAATAAAGCGACAGATTCCAGTTGCGCCACTGCACAGTCTTTGGCAGAAAAACGTCAATTCTCCTCTCTCTATTCCCTATTTAGTGACGTCTTTTCCGAAATGGTCGCATTTCAGCAAGAATGCTACATTGTGCTTGATGACTACCACCTGATACACAATGACGAAATCCATGAAGCCATGCGGTTCTTCTTGAAACACATGCCGGACAACTTAACGATTGTCGTGACAAGTCGTGCTAATCCACCGCTGGGCACCGCTAACCTCAGGGTGCGTGATCTTATGATAGAGCTCAGCGATGAATTACTTGCCTTTGACACCGAAGAGACGACTCGATTCTTTAATCAACGTATTGCCGATGGTATTGATGAAGAGACCGCTAACAATCTAAGAAGCTATGTTGAAGGTTGGCCATCCGCATTGCAGTTGATCGCGCTTCAAACACAACACCTAAACCGCACGCTAGCACAAACAGCAGAGTCGGTTTCCCATTTTAACCGTGCTCACTTATGGGATTATTTGGTGGAAGAAGTGTTTGATCTGCTTGATCAAGAGACACGCTACTTCTTAATGCAAATATCCGTGCTTGACCATTTCAACGACAAACTGGTGTTGGCGCTCACTGATCGCGAAGACGCACTGGGTATGATCGAGGCGCTCAACCGCTATGGTCTGTTTATTTATCCATTAGAGGGAGAGCATAACTGGTTCCGCTTCCATAATCTGTTTGGCGAGTTTCTAGCTCATGAGCGTAAAGCTCGTATCCCTCAGCAAGAGAGCAAACTACAACACAATGCTGCGGTCGCGTGGTTGAAACAAAAAATGCCGCATCAGGCACTCAAGCATGCCCAAAAAGCCGCCGACAATCACCTTTTGGTCGAAATTCTTAACAAATACGGCTGGAAAATGTTCAACCAAGGTGAACTCTCCACGTTAGAAATTGCGATCAATCAATTAGATAAAGATATCCTCTTCAATCACCCTAAACTTACCATGCTGCAAGCTTGGTTAGCACAAAGCCAACATCGGTATAACCAAGTTGGTGAATTACTTAATGAAGCGACTAAGCAGCACAAGGCTCGTGATCTAGAAATGGATGTCCGCTACCAAGGACAAGAAAATGCCCTGCTGGCGCAAGTTGCTATCAATAGTAACCAGCCAGAAAAGGCGCTTGAACTAGCAGAATTGGCACTCAGCCAGCTTGATCCGACCGTTTATCGTAGTCGTATCGTGGCGACTTCCATTGTGGGAGAAGTCAATCACGTACTAGGCAACCTTGAGCGTGCCTTACCTATGATGCAGCAAACTGAGAAATTGGCTCGTCAATATCAAGTCTATCATCAAGCGTTATGGGCGATTCTGCAGCAAAGTGAAATCTTAATTGCTCAAGGCTATGTGCAAGCGGCGTTTGAACTGCAATCATCCGCTTTCCAATTAATCGAAGACCAGCAACTTCAACAACTGCCACTGCATGAGTTTTTATTGCGCATCCGAGCGCAAGTACTGTGGTGTTGGAACCGCTTAGATGAAGCCGAAGAGTGTGCGTATAAAGGATTACAGATCTTAGAAGACCACTCACCAAGTCAACATCTTCATAGCTACTCGATGTTGGCTCGCATTGCCATCGGTCGTGGAAAACTAGACAAAGCCGGTAAGTTTATTGAGCATATCCAGCATCTGCTCAAGCAATCCACTTACCATGTTGATTGGACCGCTAACGCCTCGTTATCGCTACTGCTTTTCTGGCAAGCCCGCGGAAATATAGGGGCTATCGAAGAGTGGCTACGCACAGCGGTTCGCCCTAAAACCGCCACCAACCATTTTACCCAATTACAGTGGCGTAATATTGCGCGTGCCTACATCAGCACGGGTCAATTTGAAAAAGCCAGTGAAGCACTCAGTTTTTTACAAGGTGAAGCCAAACGCGTCAACTTGGTCACCGATACCAACCGAAATCTGATTGTAGAATCGGTATTATCGGTACACCAACACGACGAAGAACGCTCTAAACAACTACTCAAGCAGGCGTTAATCATGACCACTCAAACTGGCATGGTCGGTAACTTCCTAACCGATGGTGCCGCAATACGTGAGGGGCTTGATAAACTGATCCTTAACCATGAACTCGGCGATCTTGAACACCATCGCGCCCAGCAGTTGATGAAGGATATTTCCTTGACGCAACACAGCCGCTCTGTGCACTTTGATGAAGAGTTTGTGGAAACATTGATCAACCATCCGAACGTACCCGAGTTAGTGCGCACCAGCCCACTGACCCAACGTGAATGGCAGGTTCTCGGTCTGATCTATTCCGGATTTGGCAACGAACAAATTGCACAAAAACTCGACGTCGCGGGAACCACCATCAAGACGCATATTCGTAACCTGTATCAGAAGTTAAACATCGCTAACCGTAAAGAGGCTATCGCCACTGCTGAGAATTTATTGCAGTTGATGGGGTATTAG
- a CDS encoding GNAT family N-acetyltransferase — protein sequence MEVQLKVGSDPLFAESLTKANMASYYQTRGITWDHNQFLNSWEDLDNYEVHLDQTRVGVLRFSYSGDTTFLRDFQLLPEFQGRGIGAECLDQVVKHALGCQSTKLVLRVFSENPAINLYGSKGFVKTSEVKGLVEMEIPLISNR from the coding sequence ATGGAAGTACAGCTTAAAGTCGGTAGTGATCCCTTATTTGCAGAGTCTTTAACCAAGGCAAATATGGCAAGTTATTATCAAACTCGTGGGATAACTTGGGATCACAATCAGTTTCTAAACAGTTGGGAAGATCTAGACAACTACGAGGTTCACCTAGACCAAACTCGTGTTGGTGTGCTGCGTTTTAGCTATAGTGGCGATACGACTTTCTTGAGAGACTTTCAACTTTTACCTGAGTTTCAAGGCAGAGGAATTGGGGCTGAATGTCTTGATCAAGTCGTTAAACATGCACTCGGCTGTCAATCCACTAAGTTAGTTCTGCGTGTGTTTAGTGAAAATCCAGCGATCAATCTGTATGGGTCCAAAGGCTTTGTTAAAACATCTGAAGTCAAAGGGTTGGTTGAAATGGAGATCCCTTTAATTTCAAACAGATAG
- a CDS encoding carbon-nitrogen hydrolase family protein: MKTGITISLAQIPVARGDLCENLKHHLKMIEQSSYHNADVVVFPELSLTGYELDLVAKLAVDPEPSNFKELSQASVDHEIIVIAGCPLSSDCSSKPTIGAVICFPDGVIQFYAKQFLHTGEEKYCSYGSTDYFFKVNGYQIALAICADFTQLEHSQQARALGADIYVVSALISDSGFEVDSKILSEIAVEHGFPVFLSNHISATGGWNTCGKSSVWNSYGDLVVNSSSKDSGLVLCSLVGSEIEASKTYKRLR, from the coding sequence TTGAAAACGGGTATAACTATAAGCTTGGCTCAAATTCCTGTCGCGAGAGGCGACTTATGCGAGAACCTTAAGCATCACCTTAAAATGATCGAACAGTCTTCTTATCATAATGCTGATGTGGTTGTTTTTCCGGAGTTATCATTGACGGGCTACGAGTTAGATTTAGTTGCTAAACTTGCAGTTGATCCTGAACCATCGAATTTCAAAGAGTTGTCTCAAGCCTCAGTTGATCATGAGATCATCGTTATAGCGGGATGTCCTCTAAGCTCTGATTGCTCTTCAAAACCAACTATAGGCGCAGTAATTTGTTTTCCTGATGGGGTAATTCAATTTTACGCAAAGCAGTTCCTACATACCGGTGAAGAAAAGTATTGTTCATACGGCTCGACGGACTACTTTTTTAAAGTTAATGGGTACCAAATAGCACTAGCTATTTGCGCTGACTTTACACAGCTAGAGCATTCTCAGCAGGCAAGGGCGTTAGGTGCTGATATCTATGTTGTAAGTGCCCTAATTTCTGACAGTGGTTTTGAAGTGGACTCCAAAATCTTGTCGGAAATTGCGGTAGAGCATGGTTTCCCCGTATTTCTAAGCAATCATATTTCAGCTACAGGCGGCTGGAATACCTGTGGTAAAAGTTCAGTTTGGAATTCATATGGAGATCTCGTTGTGAATTCTAGTTCTAAAGATAGTGGCTTGGTTTTGTGCTCTTTAGTGGGTAGTGAGATTGAGGCAAGCAAAACATACAAGCGTTTAAGGTAG
- a CDS encoding type II toxin-antitoxin system Phd/YefM family antitoxin, translating to MHTLTANDAKRNFGELLLSAQREPVKISKNNKDAVVVMSIKDYEEFEAMKADYIKHCFEAAKEDLAQGNEIDGETFLKSL from the coding sequence ATGCATACATTAACAGCAAATGACGCTAAACGTAATTTTGGCGAACTACTTCTAAGCGCTCAACGAGAGCCTGTTAAAATAAGTAAAAACAACAAAGATGCAGTCGTTGTGATGTCCATTAAAGACTACGAAGAATTTGAAGCAATGAAAGCTGATTACATTAAACATTGCTTTGAGGCTGCAAAAGAAGACCTCGCGCAAGGTAATGAAATTGATGGCGAAACATTCTTGAAGAGCCTGTAG
- a CDS encoding LysE family translocator: protein MDLNSLLLFVVACLAINMIPGPDVIYIVSNTMKGKMASGMKAAIGLGVGYFVHTLAACLGLSAIILSSALAFSVVKWLGAAYLVYLGVQSLLSMWRGGSKIVVHESTESNKNVFVQGVIVSVLNPKVALFFLSFLPQFIDTSTGTASMQLLMLGLLFSALATVCNVLYASVGSWVFSRPNSQRYSRTLKGVSGVLLIGLAGKVAFSER, encoded by the coding sequence ATGGACTTAAATTCACTATTGCTATTTGTTGTCGCTTGTTTGGCTATCAATATGATACCTGGACCGGACGTAATCTACATTGTTTCGAATACAATGAAAGGCAAAATGGCAAGCGGAATGAAAGCTGCTATTGGGTTGGGTGTTGGTTACTTTGTCCATACATTAGCTGCTTGCTTAGGTTTATCCGCAATAATCCTAAGCTCTGCTTTAGCTTTTAGTGTAGTGAAATGGTTGGGTGCAGCCTACTTGGTATATTTGGGAGTTCAGTCTCTACTTTCTATGTGGCGCGGAGGCAGCAAAATTGTTGTTCACGAAAGCACGGAATCCAATAAAAACGTGTTTGTACAAGGAGTCATTGTTAGCGTCTTGAATCCCAAGGTGGCACTGTTCTTCCTCTCATTCTTACCTCAATTTATCGATACTTCGACCGGTACGGCATCTATGCAATTGTTAATGCTTGGTTTACTGTTTAGCGCTTTAGCTACAGTGTGTAACGTTTTATATGCCTCAGTAGGAAGTTGGGTTTTTAGTCGACCAAATTCACAGCGTTATTCTCGAACACTTAAGGGCGTCTCAGGAGTTCTACTTATTGGGTTGGCAGGCAAAGTCGCGTTCAGTGAGCGCTAG
- a CDS encoding type II toxin-antitoxin system RelE/ParE family toxin — protein MQTSKYKLSKTAQSHLRKIKSYTITNFSELQWGNYKDSLLSAFQMFADNPAVGRSCGELYPSGFYFPVARHTAYFIKEDGFILIVAVLGQSQLPQNHLK, from the coding sequence ATGCAAACTAGCAAATATAAGCTAAGTAAAACGGCGCAAAGCCATTTACGTAAAATCAAAAGCTATACCATTACAAACTTTTCCGAATTACAGTGGGGTAACTATAAAGACAGCTTGCTTAGCGCTTTTCAAATGTTCGCTGATAACCCAGCAGTTGGAAGAAGCTGTGGTGAGTTGTACCCAAGTGGCTTCTACTTCCCAGTGGCTAGGCACACAGCCTACTTTATCAAAGAAGATGGCTTTATCCTGATCGTTGCCGTTCTTGGTCAATCACAATTACCCCAAAACCATTTGAAGTAA